Proteins encoded in a region of the Haloarcula sp. CBA1129 genome:
- a CDS encoding FIST signal transduction protein, which yields MPPQSDASTAVATGTSVATAGRRAGREATKAARDRLNTERVDFCQIFVSSDINPEAALAGVNALVDDETAVVGCTASGTFTEERAMETGVAVTLVTSDSFRFDTALASGLSENTRGAVRDAVRALPDNIEEPYQSAIVLHDGLSGVGEQLSLSVQRRLGPYVEFAGGAASDGLRMESTPVFCDESVVDDAVVLVLVSGEKRPIITVNHGHTPISEPWEVTDVSGNVVHELNGEPAFAVWKDAVRDHVAETSGIAVDDVAVGSAELRKLMVAYLFGIDQGETYKIRWPRTAIEETGALQFAVDIPEGTVLRVMHGNKADQIASAEQAAVDAVSLSDDAIAGAFVYDCACRQILFDDALSSAVDGITSTLSAPVAGFETYGELCMQAGQLSGFHNTTTVLFALPE from the coding sequence ATGCCGCCCCAGTCGGACGCGAGTACGGCGGTCGCAACCGGAACGTCAGTGGCGACCGCTGGTCGGCGCGCTGGCCGGGAGGCGACCAAAGCTGCTCGTGACCGACTGAACACCGAGCGAGTGGATTTTTGCCAAATATTTGTCAGCTCTGACATCAATCCAGAAGCCGCTCTGGCGGGCGTTAATGCGCTCGTCGACGACGAGACAGCCGTTGTCGGCTGTACGGCTAGCGGCACATTCACCGAGGAGCGAGCGATGGAGACCGGCGTGGCCGTCACACTCGTTACCAGTGATTCGTTCCGATTCGATACAGCCCTTGCCAGCGGGCTCAGCGAGAACACTCGCGGGGCTGTCAGGGATGCCGTTCGGGCGCTCCCCGATAATATCGAGGAACCGTACCAGTCAGCAATTGTTCTCCACGACGGGCTGTCTGGCGTCGGCGAGCAGTTGTCGCTGTCTGTCCAGCGACGGCTCGGCCCCTATGTCGAATTTGCAGGTGGGGCAGCGTCTGACGGGCTCCGAATGGAGTCGACACCCGTGTTTTGTGACGAATCGGTTGTCGATGACGCAGTCGTTCTCGTGCTCGTCTCCGGCGAAAAGCGTCCAATCATTACCGTCAACCACGGCCACACCCCCATCTCGGAGCCGTGGGAGGTAACCGACGTGTCCGGAAACGTAGTTCACGAACTCAACGGTGAACCAGCGTTTGCGGTGTGGAAGGACGCTGTCCGGGACCACGTTGCGGAGACCTCGGGGATAGCCGTCGATGACGTCGCAGTCGGTTCAGCGGAGCTCAGGAAGCTCATGGTCGCATACCTGTTCGGTATCGATCAGGGTGAGACATACAAGATTCGCTGGCCCCGGACTGCGATTGAAGAGACTGGCGCGCTACAGTTTGCCGTCGATATTCCGGAGGGGACTGTCCTCCGTGTTATGCATGGGAACAAAGCCGACCAGATCGCATCCGCCGAGCAGGCCGCTGTCGACGCTGTCTCACTGAGCGACGACGCTATCGCTGGCGCGTTCGTCTACGACTGTGCGTGTCGTCAGATTCTCTTCGATGACGCGTTGTCATCGGCTGTCGACGGCATCACATCGACTCTGTCGGCCCCAGTTGCAGGGTTCGAGACCTACGGGGAGCTGTGTATGCAGGCTGGACAACTCAGTGGCTTTCACAATACGACAACAGTGCTTTTCGCACTGCCGGAGTAA
- a CDS encoding DNA-directed RNA polymerase subunit L gives MDLRVIDKSDTELSIEIAGEDHTFMNVIKGALLETEGVTAATYDVNPEQSGGQTDPVLTIKTEEGVDALSALEAGTDAVIEKADNFTAAFEAAA, from the coding sequence ATGGACCTTCGCGTTATCGACAAATCCGATACGGAACTCTCTATCGAAATCGCCGGTGAGGACCACACGTTCATGAACGTCATCAAGGGAGCGCTGCTGGAGACAGAGGGCGTCACGGCGGCGACCTACGACGTGAACCCGGAACAGTCCGGTGGCCAGACCGATCCGGTCCTGACCATCAAAACCGAGGAGGGCGTCGACGCGCTTTCCGCGCTCGAAGCCGGGACTGACGCTGTCATCGAGAAGGCGGATAACTTCACCGCTGCGTTCGAAGCCGCCGCGTAA
- a CDS encoding C2H2-type zinc finger protein, with amino-acid sequence MTDTATQPAADTAAARTDDTAYDVPADATAYTCSYCGRPFARESWLALHRGLAHPNELDDEEIEAFRAAHDEEEASLSTFRLQALGALVLIYFGFLMVYALV; translated from the coding sequence ATGACTGACACAGCAACCCAACCGGCGGCTGATACGGCAGCGGCACGCACCGACGACACAGCCTACGATGTCCCGGCCGACGCCACGGCCTATACATGTTCGTACTGCGGCCGGCCGTTCGCCCGCGAGTCTTGGCTCGCGCTCCACCGCGGTCTGGCCCACCCCAATGAACTCGACGACGAGGAGATTGAAGCCTTCCGAGCGGCCCACGACGAGGAGGAAGCGTCGCTTTCGACGTTCCGACTGCAGGCACTGGGCGCGCTCGTACTCATCTACTTTGGCTTCCTGATGGTGTACGCGCTCGTGTAG
- the hisF gene encoding imidazole glycerol phosphate synthase subunit HisF — protein MTLTKRIIPCIDVDVDENGDAAVYTGVNFEDLEYTGDPVEMAKAYNESGADEFVFLDITASAEGRETMLDTVSAVADEVFIPLTVGGGIRTRADIKETLRAGADKVSINSGAIAEPDLINEGAAAFGSQCIVISVDARRRFDDEGEYYTEVDGESCWFECTVKGGREGTGLDVVEWATEAEERGAGELFVNSIDADGTKDGYDIPLMQAVCDTVSTPVIASSGCGSPEDMEEVFVDAGADAGLAASIFHFGEYSIAETKEYLDSKGIPVRL, from the coding sequence ATGACGCTCACGAAACGGATTATCCCCTGTATCGACGTGGACGTAGACGAGAACGGGGACGCAGCGGTGTATACGGGAGTCAACTTCGAGGACCTAGAGTACACCGGCGACCCGGTGGAGATGGCGAAAGCCTACAACGAATCAGGGGCCGACGAGTTCGTCTTTCTGGACATCACTGCCTCCGCGGAGGGCCGTGAGACGATGCTCGACACCGTCTCGGCGGTCGCCGACGAGGTGTTCATTCCACTGACCGTCGGCGGGGGTATCCGCACCCGTGCCGACATCAAAGAGACGCTGCGGGCCGGTGCGGACAAGGTGTCGATAAACTCCGGCGCTATCGCCGAACCCGACCTCATCAACGAGGGCGCGGCAGCGTTCGGGAGCCAGTGTATCGTCATCTCCGTCGACGCACGCCGTCGCTTCGACGACGAAGGCGAGTACTACACCGAGGTCGACGGCGAGTCCTGCTGGTTCGAGTGTACGGTCAAGGGCGGCCGCGAGGGAACCGGACTGGACGTCGTCGAGTGGGCCACCGAGGCCGAAGAACGCGGCGCAGGCGAGCTGTTCGTCAACTCCATCGACGCCGATGGGACCAAGGACGGCTATGACATCCCGCTGATGCAGGCCGTCTGTGACACCGTCTCCACGCCGGTAATCGCCTCCTCGGGCTGTGGCAGCCCGGAAGACATGGAGGAAGTGTTCGTCGACGCCGGCGCGGATGCCGGTCTGGCAGCCTCGATCTTCCACTTCGGCGAGTACTCTATCGCCGAAACCAAGGAGTATCTCGACAGCAAGGGGATTCCGGTCCGGTTGTAA